In the Candidatus Electrothrix sp. GW3-4 genome, one interval contains:
- a CDS encoding CZB domain-containing protein, with protein sequence MDVTNLQVGIIAHLQWKSKLADFFYGVEELTLADVPDHTRCDFGKLLYGTVLEEFSDFDEMSTLENLHKEVHDDIKTLIQMPLEERKGAKGKQALDEFKKKCDRLVEIMEHLEVQAKQN encoded by the coding sequence GGACGTTACAAATTTACAGGTTGGTATTATAGCACATTTGCAATGGAAGTCAAAATTGGCTGATTTCTTTTATGGTGTTGAAGAGTTAACACTTGCAGATGTTCCTGATCATACCCGTTGTGATTTCGGTAAGTTATTATACGGTACTGTTCTGGAAGAATTCAGTGATTTTGATGAGATGAGTACGCTGGAAAATCTCCATAAGGAGGTCCATGACGATATTAAGACCCTGATTCAAATGCCGCTGGAAGAGCGGAAGGGGGCAAAGGGGAAGCAGGCCCTGGATGAATTTAAAAAGAAATGTGACAGACTTGTCGAAATTATGGAGCACCTGGAAGTTCAGGCAAAGCAAAACTAA